Sequence from the Phragmites australis chromosome 11, lpPhrAust1.1, whole genome shotgun sequence genome:
ATTCATCCAGGCAGCCTTGCAACAAGAATCCATGCTTGGAAAACAGTTCGGCTGCTTTGTAGAAACAAAGTAGTGCAAGGTGGTATTTGCTCTTAAAAATCATCAACTGCATTGCATGCTAGTGGACTCCAACAATCACACTGGTATTAAACTAGTTCAATGTCAATTCACTGGTAACAAGTGCCAACAAGGCTTTCCATCCAAACGAAGGCCAGAAATTACTAGCGGTCTGCTGCTTTCCCTGTCGGAGCTTAACACTAACCACTGCATTCCTAGGGGTAATTGGGAAACATGCCACCTCATTTCCAACTCCCAGAATTGCATATTTGTCTATCGAAGTTCAAATTTATCTAGCGACGTACTTAGCCACCGCATCCAAGCAGATCAAACAGATACAATGGATAGCATCACATCATTACTCCAAGTATTTCCGGCGCTAGACCAAGATGCATTTGTCACAAAAAGCGAACCCTAACATGCAAACCGCCCAATGCAGAATACACGTGTTACAAGAACATCTCGAATGCACGAGCATACGACGCTTCCCGTGCGCAACAATCAAATCTGCCAAGCCGCTAAAACATAGGTTGATCTATGGTCGGAGAAGAGGACAATAGGTGGGGCCACCGTGAAATCTCACCATGTCTTCCGGCATGGGTGGGGAGGCGACACTGTGGGGTTGGGTGGGGTGGGGAGGCGAAGGAGTGGCTAGGTGATGCGGCGAGCGAGCAAGCAGCTTTTGGGGAGAGGGGTCCTCCCTTCGGTTTGGGCCACAATAGCATTGTCGTGCCAGTCTCTGTGTGATGCAAtaggatttttcttttcttttttttcctttgttggGTTTACAGACTTGGGCTCATGATGTGCGAAGATATTTCTGTGTCTTGCATGTGGACTTGGGGTCAAAGCCTCCGGGTTTGTGAAGCTAGGGTTGATTGGTGGTCCGTATGGAATGATTTTGGTCCGATGGATAAGTATAATATCTCGGGTTTGTGAAGCTAGGGCTGATTGGTGGTTCATATGGGAGGATTTTGGTCCATTAGATAAGTATAATATTAGGGAGAAATGTATTTGATCGCTCATATATATTGTTTATGTTTGACTCGATGAATATAAATGTACACTCGCAGTCTGACTTGAAGAATGCAAACTCTTACATCCGCTTATGCAGGTGGACACACTTGCCAATGTCACAATATCACATTCATACGAGCGTACatttatatggtaaaaaatggATTCCtttgtgatgtgataatttctaaaattatttttagcctgattatatggtaaaaaagtggattcctttgtgatgcaccatttatatgtatttttataatttcatgtgatattcttcttttaacttaatttgaattcaaacatatataaacctagagctaaaaataattttagaaattatcacatcacataagaagaatattagtgaattttaacatgcttttagaaatttatttgcggcgctaacaattgctagaagttataaaagttgccttttttggagaattttagtttaaattctacacaggatttttgggtgaatttaattaaaatgggttgcacatgtattatgtaacaagtacaaaaagttttaggaattttggagaaacagaacatcactattttaaaTAGAGAAAATAGTAGCAAAATTAAACTTCGAAGTACTGTTCATTGAGGTTTACTGTTCACGTACTGTAGCTATCCGCCTCCAATAGGGCTCTAAggctacccgccccctgagggggcggtaagaGATTTCGGGACTGCTTAAGGCCCTTATCGTCCCttcagagggcggtaggcgtctagttttacaattgttttcacgagaaatctatttatttaaatttttaataaaaaatataaaaataaaaaaagctctaAAAATCAGAGTCTATTTCAGTTTTTCGAGATCCAGGACCCTCACTTGTTCACCCAGATATCCTACCCACTGAatcaaaaaaagagaagatacCCTACGCACGAGAAGGCCAATCACCCACCACGGCATCAAAAGCGAAAACGCATCCGTCAGCATGGTTGCAAACGTAGAAGCGTTCGGCGACACAAATGTTAATGCAACGCCGGCCTGTCAAATCAGGATGATTTGCTAGCTAACTAGCTACCTCTTCACTGCGTGCATGCTCCATCATGTGGATATGCTCCAGATCGAGATCTAGGCGCCAAATGCTGCAAAAACCACACGAAAGGGACGGCGAAAAGCAATAATGCATGTATCTGCATCCAGAGTGCAGCAGGTACCCTATATATACGTACAAGATGATTGTCCGGTTAGGTACTAGCAAGCGACAGCATTGGGTGATGTTATTTTTCAGTCAGCAattttttgataaaataaaaacCAACCAACCGTGATCGAACGGTTCAAGGTAAATCTTCAACCTCTTGATAGCTCCCAAACGCTGGCTTGCTTCTCCGCCTCCTGCTCATCTTCATCTTTCTCTAATTACACTCTGGCCTCTAGATCCGTTGGCGTCACTCTTCGGTGTCACCCGCCACTGTATTAACCTGGCTCTATCGGGCCGTCTCCGCTCGTTCTTGTCCACCGGCCATCCTTCGCCACCCGCCGCCTCGCCACTCCGCGCCAGTATCTGCCTCCTCTGTCAGATTGGTCTCCCTCTTGAAGGGATCGGTAATATCCTAAGAgaagggtgaattaggacacgtagaactatttcggctctaaaaactatacaagataaacttatatcaaactctatctagatgtgctctaaatttatctagtgtgtctactctacctaGCAAAGTATTTAAActatctaagaagataaattacaataatataaatacggaaacgtaaataaggtagagagaacaaacttgACATAAAGATTttttcctatggtatcgatggtatgaatgtcacccctagtccacgttagggctccacaaagaatatgctcctgATCAGCactcggtcacggctcttgagccactgAGTCACAAAGAAAAGGCCTCCATCTGAATGAGCTATCAGGCAAGatctagcctctcttccggttcttTGCCGTatgatcactttggagtttgagccaccaagtaaAGGGTATTCACGTCCCCGCATAATCAcattgccaccgctccacaccaagtcggagggtcaacaagcttatcggtaagtcaccaagactctaaggtgtcgaCGTACAACTTgttacaaggttggatcactccttaatccactatATAGGCATTAATCATCTAGTAACActctctctatgcctataagcactaatcactctcaaATGATGTGGTTAGTCACCTTCAATAATCACTTTAAGTGCTTTGGTGgttagatgtcttctcaggtgtatataaacttctctgaactccagcaccttcaaatggcctaGAGgatggatatttatagcctcaaactcgcgcactagccattaacccaacaactttgaaaaattgttaacaccggatgatccagtgagagcAGTAGTAATAATACCGAATCAaacggtgagtacactctcaaaactagccgttggaactccactcaaacctCTATGAATAAcgaacactctggtgtatactttatctccatcatcggactatccggtgagttatcctgagcaaTTTGAGCattttcttctttgtgtaaattgctccggtgtattcatCCGGTGCACATTACTTCATCATCAgattatccagtgagttgacttcagccaaccgagccaatgcaaccctctctgaaaataatgctccAATGTTACATaaccttcatcaccgaaccattagttgccttgaacttcgttctgcttcttttcactgttcattgtccggtgtattatcTGGTATTCGTTCCATtcacatcggatcatccgacagGTTGAACATTTGATCTTTAGCGGatgcatccttctctggtaataatgcttCGGTGaattcatccttctcaacaccggaccatctggtggattgaggtttctcttcttttctatgaaaatgctccagtgcaactCCCAccgatcaccggactatccggtgaggcataTTCTTCAGCACAGCAACTTCTCTaaaagaattgctccggtgagcactctgctTAAACACCGTACCTTCTGGTGAAGTCATTAGGTCTCTCTCCCATTTGATAAATATAGTCCGATAAGTTCAACACCaagagcaccgaaccatccagtgaggcaaatcttcctacgacttctccaattcagtacaactttgtcccggctgcgatggcttcttcatgtattgcatacaAGGTTccatttaccgaccggagctcggttaccgagctccggcggtaaccgaaaatacgcgataaccgcggttaccggtcaaagattcaaaaaaattcggagaaaattcattcggcaaattttaattttttgcgaaaaaatcatgtttttgccctctcggtaaccgagcgatttgggtcggttaccgagcggtttgggtcggttaccgagcgattttctcgcatttttgatttggtcggttaccgagcggtttgggtcagtaaccgctcggttttctcgatttatcgagcggttttatcgaatttcagcgcagttcaaaaaaaaacctaaaaaagggttcaatcttgtaaaatcaataactaattcatccgagcttcaaatcaagtgaaacaaattttgttggcttccttgtaacatgatctacatgataaaagtatttatactcataaaaaagttcaaaattttctgtgagaaattttatttgttaaaccaaggtaaatgcatagtttactctttgctaatccaaaaatcatgaaactaattttgttagtcttcttacatgatcctatatcttttaaaaatatatgaactcatgaattagttattgtaacatgcatgattgtgtaaatgtgttgcgactagattaattcataactgacccatcacaccttaaaaattagtgaaaccactttcattagcttatttatattatgatttacgtataaaaaataatagtagacatgaaaaaattaattacagtgatgtttcttaacatattcactttatgcttgtgaactttgtaaaaatcatagagaatttaataaaactctaaataaagtgaaatcaattttaaagattcttttaaaatacgttttatacaaaaaaaatatgtgtttgcatgttacacttttccttaacgtgagttaataattgagccgcgcgcttcaatttttttcatttttttcaaactttctccctatagaatatgatgcaaacgacattattcttgaaaaaaaatttcacagaagttcttagaattatgtctagttttttttaagattttgttttattttttttaatttttttttttcgaattttttgaattcaaatttcggttaccaagcggtttttgaaatcggaccggaccgggaaggtcggtaaccgcgatttttgagtgGTTACCgatggttttttgaaccctgattgcatccataagatttactaacatatattcttagacaaacatgttaatctcattgactatattatcattaatcaccaaaatcacaattataatcTAATGAGACTATTTTAGCTATACCTTCCCATAAGCTCTTCCAAACCTATAAGCCAAGAAGACACTGCCAAATCAACCCCGCTGGGAAACCGTTGCTGCTAAACAGTGACCTGACCGTAGAAGCTTAAAATTAGAAAGTGTGAGTATTATTGGGCTTTTTTTTTACGAACCAGTGTTATTGTGCAGCTAGACAAataacatacataagcatataaTAATTATATCAGTTTATGCGCGTATAATTTGTGTGGTATATACTTATGGGCACGCGCACCTTGGGACATGGGTTTATAAATATAAacctaaacttttttttttgcaaaaagtgtattatatatcatatatgtaaATAGATGTTGATATCAGTagtagttaaaatttaaaaattatgtGTTATATTCTAACTCAATAGACCATTTATACTTCTTTGTGTATTTTCTCACTATCGTCGTCCACCATTTCAAAGTATAATTAGCTCATGGTAAGATAAAAATAGATTGATTTTAGACGGATAATGTTCTTATCATATCCGCATCTATTTTGTTGTTGGATTCAGAGTCATGAGCGGATATTACATATAAGAATTCAAATAAGGATTGTTTCAGAGTTGGAGTTAGACCATAAACAGACTAAAATAGTCAGATATTACTCGCACATATGATCGTATAAGCAACAAGTAGTGTGACAACAATCATTCCAGTTAGCATAAAGATTGTGTGGGTTTCATGTCCATTCCGAAGCCATCCATTATCTTCATTGGGATAAGCTTTTGTGAGTATGTAGATTCAAATACATAGTCAAAATCTCACTCAGAGTATTATCACCAGTCATCATCATTTTTTTAGGAAGCAATGAAAGTCGAAAGGAGTCCAAGCAGATCTAGCTTCTAGACGAGGTATGCATATCACAAGATTTGGTTACAAGAAGAAAAACGAGAgctatttctatttctttcaTGCACGTAAGAGGCATGCATACTAGCACATAAAAATATaacaaatttcatcaaatgaGCACAATAGAACAAGCAATAATTAGTAGTATAATTCAAATTATTATATTGCATAAATAGATATGATCCATACTCTATTCCATATACAGTATTGGTATGGGCTAGAGACAATAGACCCGGTAAAATGTGGATAATCCAATCTAAAAATTAGATAATTCATATCTACCAAATTTTTGCAATACCATACACGTATCCATATCTACACCGCATTTATATAGATTTCTAAAAATTACTTGCATATGTATCCGAACGGATTGGATTGGAAGCTATTTATTCCGTTTTCACCCTAGCTCGTGTGGTTTAAATATGCTACGTACTTTGGTCATCAAGCAATTTTATTagctatatatatttattattaaaatactaGTGCCACACTGTATATAATGCTATAATTAGGAGTTGCATGAACATATAGTATGGGCGAGGAAAGAGCCAATCTGTGATGAACAGAACCGACTCCTCTGACGCACAGAGTAAAGGCATCAAACAATAGTGACACGGACAGTATTATATACCTTGGTGAACAGTGATTTACAGCAatcactgttcaccgtattacTGCTTATTGGGTCGCTGATCACATGGTAATGCATACAGTCCTTTTTTGAATTACTGTTTCTCATGTCACTGTTCATATGCTCTGTTCACATAGGCCCCGCTATTACTGTTCAACCTGAGCCTTCCTTTCTCTACTGCAGATGAGCCGGTTCCGTGACGAACATGCTCATGTTTCTCGAGCGAGGGACATGGAATCCTTACTTTAATCTTCTGTGCTCTTGTTGCCACGGTATTACAGATTACATTTTTTTTCGGAGGGATTACAGATTACTAACTGAGTGGTTCAGACTTAACTGAGAGCGGATTGCTCCGAGAATCTCTAGCGATTTCGATGCAAAATACTCTGTCCAAATATAGACGGCTGGCACTGACCTGCTTTTATAAAGCAACAAAAATGCTCGAGTTACTGAGCTTATTGTTGGGTTAATCACCAGCTTGCATCATCAGAGCCAACAAAGAAATTTGGAACAAAACTAACACCAATTCACAGCTTCAACTCCCAGAATTTAACGCATCTTCACATCATAAGCCAAGGTCGATGGACGTCGAAACTGCATCTCATCGGCATTTTCTACTCAGATAACGTCTGATTTTCTTCCGAAAAAGATAACAGGTGCAACTATCCCATTCTTATTCTGGTTACAAATCGTCCTCGATCAGAATATGAGTGAGAGAAATCCTGCTGTAGTGCTGTCAAGCATAACATGCGGGGATATACAGAACAGAGGTACAGGTACTGATGTTCATATGCGATTAAAAGTTCGAGTCCTTCATCGTGACGAAAAGGTGCATAGTAATATTACATGCGTGAGTAAAAAAGAGAGCAAAGGACCTTATACTTGAGCCACTTTTAAGCATCGATCAAAGCCAGCTTCCGGTACGTTCAACCGCAGGGCTATATGCACACGACGCTACGTGGAACCGCGCGGCCCTTGTCGATCTACGCGCCGAGCTTGTAGCTGCCGATGTCCTCCGCGATCAGCTCCAGGTCCCTGGAGGCCACGGCCACCGACATCGCCCGGCGGTGGCGCCCCGCGGGCGGCCTCGCCTGCTGCAGCTCGGCCGCAGCGCCGTCCGTGCCGGCCTTCCCGCCGACGTCGGCTGGCGCGTCGACGTCGAGGGCGGCGAGGTTATCCGGGAGCACGAACACGCTCTGCGACGCCCTCCGCTGGTGGCGGCCCGGCCGCTGCGACGACATCGGCCTGGCTCGGAGGTTGCGGAGGCGTGGCTGCTACGGGGGCAGGTAGGTAGTAGGCACGGCGTGAGCTGGGGCTGGTCACTTGACTCGGGTGAGCCGGCAGCGTTTGGTTTGAGAGGAGAGCAGGGAAAGTCACGGATTTATATAAGACGAGGCTTACCACTGTGACGGTGTACATATTATTTCTCCATATATCCATATGAATATTGAAGAttatttcaacaattttttttttggctagttCATTCTGATAAGGACGATGTACAGATGTGCCTCTGATTGCTatcaagaaaattatttatattttctttttcatatcaGAACGGTTTATCAAGGGTGTGGTAGCATTCCAACAATAGAGAAGTGGGAGTGAAATGGACGTTCAGAACTTAAACGAAAGAACAATGGCCACAATCCTAAGCAAAAACTTGAGAAATGATCGCGTGATCCAGCATTCTCACGAACGACGAAAAGAAAATTGGTGAGCAAAGATATAGTGCTGCAGGAATCGGAGCAGATGCCTCTGCATGTTCATGCGTGCACTGACAGACGTGTACAGAGGAGATGAAACATGTCCCACGGGACTCTGCGATGCGAGAGCATATAATAGAGATTTGGATCTCTGTgacagtgcatgcatgcagttggGGGGTGCGATCTATCAGCATCTATCCTTATCGGTTCGAGACTTCGAGCATGGTTTGGTTCCTCAGGAATAAAAGATGAGATGGGAAATTTGGCAAGAAAGTCGTGCCCCGATTCTTACTCAGATTCCTCATAATTTACCGTCCATTTTATTCTTCATCCATCGGCACGAATCTGTGTATTCCGAGCTGTGTGAAAAAAATGCACTATTTCCTTCGAGTTTCTTGTAGATTTCGTTGAGCCTCTGGCGATGTTTTCGATGGAGTATTTGTGCTTAAATTCATTCCATTTCGTCCAAGATGGACGTAATCAGGCAAGGCACGAGTCACGACTACCACGGAGTTCGATTTAAACAGAGCTACTAGTTCATCAGTTGGGTTCCATCACCGAAGAGCACGTGAGTACGTGACAGCGTTTCTTCCAGCAACCTGATCGATCGTGTGTGGGCAGTGTGGCGCATACGCCTTGCATGGAGTCAGTCACTCAATCATGATCAGTGTGAAGATTTCAGTGTGAAGATAAAAAATACGGTATAAAATGATCAGTGTGAAGATTTCACCGTTAATAAGATAGAACAGCCGCCTTACTCACCTATTAATCAGTCCTCACCCTATTAATTGATCCGTCTACGACACCACATGTAGGCACCGGCCCACCAAGCTTATTTTAGCGCGACCAGCACTGATGGCCACGTGCAAACCCAACCAACGGCAATCATCGCGGCCATCGCAACGACGGCCACGCACCGCGCCCGGCCCGCCGGCCGGCGAGGTGCAGGCGTGGGCAGGAGCACCGGGCGGCGCCAGCAGGGACACTTGCCGGTTGCAGCCGTGCGCGCGTGTAGAAACGATTGAGCGGGCACATGGCTGGGAACGTAACGTACGGGAGCCGCCCCACGTTGCCTGGTCCCGCACATGGGCACCGGCAGCGCGCACGGGCGGACGGGGAGGCGCCCGTGAGCCGTGACTAGCGCGCGCTGTGGCAATGGTGCTGGCTACGGACGCTCGTGCGTGCCGGCGTCGACTATGTAACACGGACGCAACAACGCGCACTGGTCAACTGCGCGAGGTGCAGTCCATCCTTTCCTGCAAGGAGAGGTCAGTTTCGCTGCCTGCAGCGTCTTGGAGCTAGAAAATGTTTGCGAAACTGCGTCTCTGCGTACCGTGCGGTCGCGCGGAGCAACGGCTGGGGTTCGGTAATTACGCACAAAACCCGTAGCTCAAGGAAAAGACGGATTTGTCGAAGGATCGTTGAGTTGTTTGTCTGATGAAGTGCAGAGTTGTGGTGCATCAGAACTCGGTAGGAATCAAATCGCTTCCCTGTGTTCTTCGTAGAGGCATCGGTTCTACGCATAGTTAGTTTGAACATTGAACGACGATAACATCTACTGATACGATTCAATAACGACCTAATAAAATGGTTTTACTTTGAGCATTAAAtgttttctaaaataaaaatagctatATGCCTTGGTGAAACGTATGTAAGTACCAATCACATCTTCAACTCAGTCTACCGTTAAGGGTTAAAACATACTTATTTTAGAGGAGAAGAAAAACGAAATACTACTCACAAAGTGATAATCTCTATAAAATATACTTATTCTAGAGGAGAAGAAAAACGAAATACTACCCACAAAATGGCAATCTCTAAACCTCTATCTTTCCACTGATTATCTTCCATCCCTAGATTGCAAGCACAATGAATGGCTCACATCCATACCACTAATCCTCTAGATTGAGGCATCCACCCTCCTCCAGCCACACACAAAAAGAAAACCCACATACTTATTTGATTCCGATAGCCACTCAAATATCTCTATACATGTTGATATTCAAAGTTAAGTTGGTTAATACT
This genomic interval carries:
- the LOC133885271 gene encoding uncharacterized protein LOC133885271, with protein sequence MSSQRPGRHQRRASQSVFVLPDNLAALDVDAPADVGGKAGTDGAAAELQQARPPAGRHRRAMSVAVASRDLELIAEDIGSYKLGA